A stretch of the Flavobacterium sp. 5 genome encodes the following:
- a CDS encoding glutamate-5-semialdehyde dehydrogenase encodes MNTILPIEKRNAVLTTMATLLEQEREALKTINQQDLANYNGEDLAMEKRLLVDDAKVNGMILSLQQLASQEDPVGQVRFTFTHDNGMKISNKTAAFGTILIIYESRPDVTVEAGGIAFKSGNKILLKGGKESLLSNQKIVSLWHQALENNGVSTDWVEYLNYDRVQTQEFLEKPTQKVDLIVPRGGEKLIEFTKKHATCPVIVSGRGNNFVYVNADADLEKAMNIIINGKTSNISVCNALDKVLIDTNLPNWEDFAKQLVTELEKFKVTILGDNAFAEATGVPAIESDLIWYEEFLDYKIVIGTINSNQKAIAKINKYCGGHSASIITKSETLAQEFMENVDASSVYHNASTRFTDGGQFGLGGELAISTDKLHQRGPIGLQHLVTNKWYIYGDGQIR; translated from the coding sequence ATGAATACAATACTTCCAATCGAAAAAAGAAACGCTGTTTTAACCACAATGGCGACTTTATTAGAGCAAGAAAGAGAAGCGTTAAAAACCATAAATCAGCAGGATTTAGCCAATTATAATGGTGAAGATTTGGCAATGGAAAAACGCTTATTAGTGGATGATGCCAAAGTAAATGGTATGATTCTTTCGTTGCAGCAATTAGCCAGTCAGGAAGATCCAGTTGGTCAGGTTCGTTTTACTTTCACTCACGATAACGGGATGAAAATCAGCAACAAAACGGCTGCTTTTGGAACTATTTTAATCATATACGAATCTCGCCCAGACGTAACTGTTGAAGCTGGAGGAATTGCTTTTAAATCGGGAAATAAAATCCTTTTGAAAGGCGGAAAAGAATCGTTGCTTTCAAATCAAAAGATTGTGAGCCTTTGGCATCAAGCTTTAGAGAACAATGGAGTTTCGACGGATTGGGTTGAATATTTGAATTACGATAGAGTTCAAACGCAAGAATTCCTTGAAAAACCAACACAAAAAGTCGATTTAATCGTGCCTCGTGGTGGCGAAAAATTAATTGAATTTACCAAAAAACACGCAACTTGCCCAGTGATTGTAAGTGGTCGTGGGAATAATTTTGTTTATGTTAATGCCGATGCCGATTTAGAAAAAGCAATGAACATTATCATCAACGGAAAAACCTCTAATATCTCAGTTTGTAATGCTTTGGACAAAGTTTTAATCGATACAAACTTGCCAAATTGGGAAGATTTTGCTAAACAATTGGTTACTGAGTTAGAGAAATTCAAAGTGACGATTTTAGGAGATAATGCTTTCGCAGAAGCAACTGGAGTTCCAGCAATTGAAAGCGATTTGATTTGGTACGAAGAGTTTTTAGATTATAAAATCGTTATTGGAACCATCAATTCCAATCAAAAAGCGATTGCTAAAATCAATAAATATTGTGGCGGTCACTCCGCTTCTATTATAACTAAAAGTGAAACTTTGGCACAAGAATTCATGGAAAATGTTGATGCTTCTTCTGTATATCATAATGCATCAACTCGTTTTACCGATGGAGGACAATTTGGTCTTGGTGGAGAATTAGCTATAAGCACTGATAAATTACACCAACGTGGACCAATTGGATTACAACATCTTGTAACCAATAAATGGTATATTTATGGTGACGGACAGATAAGATAA
- a CDS encoding carbonic anhydrase yields MYKKGLLYLLFISAFLACNSTENTKLTPIQKLEEGNKRFTTGKSMHPDETLERIRELKKGQHPFAIVVSCSDSRVPSELIFDQGLGDIFSIRTAGNVIGDYELGSIEYAVEHLDCKLIVVMGHKGCGAVKAFIDSKGHYGYPDHIKSIVEYIQNEDEEKQLMNSNGLTYDKSVDANIVHGVTFLKTAEPILKGCFDLNKVSIIGALYDIETGKVIFKNLK; encoded by the coding sequence ATGTATAAAAAAGGACTGCTTTATCTGCTATTTATAAGCGCATTTTTAGCTTGTAATTCCACTGAAAACACAAAACTCACGCCAATTCAAAAACTGGAAGAAGGAAACAAACGATTTACTACAGGGAAATCAATGCATCCAGATGAAACTCTTGAAAGAATTCGAGAACTTAAAAAAGGACAACATCCCTTTGCGATTGTTGTAAGCTGTTCAGATTCGAGAGTGCCTTCAGAACTTATTTTTGACCAAGGTTTAGGTGATATTTTTTCTATTCGTACTGCTGGAAATGTTATTGGAGACTATGAATTAGGAAGCATAGAATATGCGGTGGAACATTTGGATTGCAAATTGATTGTAGTTATGGGGCACAAAGGATGTGGCGCTGTAAAGGCGTTTATTGATTCAAAAGGGCATTATGGTTATCCAGATCATATTAAAAGTATTGTTGAATATATTCAAAATGAAGACGAGGAAAAACAATTAATGAATTCTAATGGACTAACTTATGATAAATCAGTTGATGCCAATATAGTACATGGAGTTACTTTTTTAAAAACAGCTGAACCTATTTTAAAAGGATGTTTTGATTTAAACAAAGTTTCAATTATTGGCGCTTTGTATGATATTGAAACAGGTAAAGTGATTTTTAAAAATCTAAAATAG
- the glyA gene encoding serine hydroxymethyltransferase produces MQRDKQIFDLILEEQDRQIHGLELIASENFVSDEVIEAAGSILTNKYAEGYPGKRYYGGCEVVDVVEQIAIDRAKELFGAEYANVQPHSGSQANASVYHACLTPGDKILGFDLSHGGHLTHGSPVNFSGRVYNPVFYGVDKETGRLDYDKIQEIATKEQPKLIVAGASAYSRDMDFERFRVIADSVGAILMADISHPAGLIAKGLMNDPIPHCHIVTTTTHKTLRGPRGGLILMGKDFENPWGLKTPKGEIRMMSSLLDLAVFPGNQGGPLMHIIAAKAVAFGEALQDEFFTYAMQLQKNANAMADAFVKRGYNIISGGTDNHMMLIDLRNKGISGKEAENALVKAEITVNKNMVPFDDKSPFVTSGIRVGTAAITTRGLVEEDMDTIVDLIDRVLTDHTNEDVIEAVASEVDEMMSERAIFVF; encoded by the coding sequence ATGCAACGCGACAAACAAATTTTTGACCTTATTTTAGAAGAACAAGACAGACAAATTCACGGGCTAGAACTTATTGCTTCAGAGAATTTTGTAAGTGACGAAGTAATAGAAGCAGCTGGTTCTATTTTAACAAACAAATATGCTGAAGGATATCCTGGCAAAAGATACTATGGAGGTTGTGAAGTAGTGGATGTTGTTGAGCAAATTGCTATAGACAGAGCTAAAGAATTGTTTGGTGCTGAATATGCAAACGTTCAACCACACTCTGGTTCTCAGGCTAATGCTTCTGTATACCATGCTTGTTTGACTCCTGGGGATAAAATATTAGGATTCGATTTGTCTCACGGTGGTCACTTGACTCACGGTTCCCCTGTAAACTTTTCAGGACGTGTTTACAACCCGGTTTTCTACGGAGTAGATAAAGAAACTGGAAGATTAGATTATGATAAAATTCAAGAAATAGCTACTAAAGAACAACCAAAATTAATTGTTGCAGGTGCTTCGGCATATTCTCGTGACATGGATTTTGAGCGTTTCAGAGTAATCGCTGATAGCGTTGGAGCAATTTTGATGGCTGATATTTCTCATCCAGCTGGGCTTATCGCAAAAGGTTTAATGAATGACCCAATTCCTCACTGTCATATCGTAACAACTACTACTCACAAAACATTGCGTGGGCCAAGAGGTGGTTTGATTTTGATGGGTAAAGATTTTGAAAATCCTTGGGGATTAAAAACTCCAAAAGGTGAAATCAGAATGATGTCTTCTTTATTAGACTTAGCTGTTTTTCCAGGAAATCAAGGTGGACCTTTGATGCATATTATTGCTGCTAAAGCTGTAGCTTTTGGAGAGGCTTTACAGGATGAGTTCTTTACTTATGCTATGCAATTGCAAAAAAATGCAAACGCAATGGCTGATGCTTTTGTAAAAAGAGGATACAATATTATTTCTGGAGGTACAGACAATCACATGATGTTGATTGACCTTAGAAATAAAGGAATTTCTGGTAAAGAAGCTGAAAATGCTTTAGTAAAAGCAGAGATCACTGTAAATAAAAACATGGTTCCTTTTGATGATAAATCACCATTTGTAACTTCTGGTATTCGTGTGGGTACTGCGGCAATCACAACTCGTGGTCTTGTTGAAGAAGATATGGATACTATCGTTGATTTGATCGATAGAGTATTAACAGATCATACTAACGAAGACGTTATTGAAGCTGTAGCCAGTGAAGTTGACGAAATGATGAGCGAAAGAGCTATTTTCGTTTTCTAA
- the fahA gene encoding fumarylacetoacetase, with product MPITANDTTRKSWLEVPSDSDFPIQNIPFGVFLTKENIVTVGTRIGDFAIDLGALQQLNYFEGIELTDDMFMQDTLNDFISDGQKTWRLVRNRIAEIFDATNPELRDNPKHINIVIFNMEDVEMQLPVLIGDYTDFYSSREHATNVGKMFRDPENALLPNWLHVPVGYHGRSSSIIPSGIPVHRPMGQILPNGETSPVFGPSRSVDFELETAFITTDCNIMGETIPIAETEDYIFGMVLMNDWSARDIQKWEYVPLGPFLAKNFATSISPWIITMDALEPFRTKGPKQEPTPFPYLQQKGKHTFDINLEVAIAPENTEPTVVSRTNFKYMYWTMSQQLAHHTSNGCRVNSGDMMGSGTISGPTPDSYGSMLELSWGGKNPIHLNDGSERKFINDGDTVIMKGYSQNGQVRIGFGECSSKLLPPFVRQ from the coding sequence ATGCCAATAACAGCAAACGATACTACAAGAAAATCATGGTTAGAAGTACCTTCTGATAGTGACTTTCCTATTCAAAACATTCCGTTCGGAGTTTTTCTTACCAAAGAAAATATCGTTACAGTAGGGACTCGAATTGGTGATTTCGCAATAGATTTAGGTGCTTTACAACAATTAAATTATTTTGAAGGTATCGAATTGACTGACGATATGTTCATGCAAGACACCTTGAATGATTTTATTTCAGATGGACAAAAAACATGGAGATTGGTTCGAAATAGAATTGCCGAAATTTTTGATGCAACAAATCCTGAATTAAGAGATAATCCAAAACATATAAATATCGTAATTTTTAACATGGAAGATGTAGAAATGCAACTTCCTGTTCTAATAGGAGATTATACTGATTTTTATTCCAGTAGAGAACATGCTACCAATGTAGGTAAAATGTTTCGTGATCCCGAAAATGCTTTATTACCAAACTGGCTACATGTTCCAGTAGGATATCACGGAAGAAGCTCATCTATTATTCCATCAGGAATTCCAGTACACAGACCAATGGGACAAATCCTGCCAAATGGTGAAACTTCTCCTGTTTTCGGACCATCGAGATCAGTTGATTTTGAATTGGAAACAGCGTTCATCACTACAGATTGCAACATTATGGGAGAAACGATTCCTATTGCAGAAACAGAAGATTATATTTTCGGAATGGTTTTAATGAATGACTGGAGTGCTCGGGACATTCAAAAATGGGAATATGTACCACTAGGTCCGTTCCTAGCCAAAAATTTTGCTACGTCTATTTCTCCTTGGATCATCACTATGGATGCCTTGGAACCTTTTAGAACCAAAGGACCTAAGCAAGAACCAACACCTTTTCCTTATTTACAACAAAAAGGAAAACATACATTCGATATTAATCTTGAGGTAGCTATTGCTCCAGAAAATACTGAACCAACTGTTGTTTCAAGAACCAACTTTAAATACATGTATTGGACTATGAGCCAACAATTAGCACATCACACCTCAAATGGATGTCGTGTTAATTCAGGTGATATGATGGGCTCAGGGACCATTTCAGGCCCTACACCAGATAGTTATGGATCAATGTTAGAATTGAGTTGGGGCGGAAAAAATCCTATACATCTAAATGACGGTAGCGAACGTAAATTTATAAACGACGGTGATACTGTAATAATGAAAGGATACAGTCAAAACGGACAAGTGCGTATTGGTTTTGGTGAATGTTCTAGTAAATTACTACCACCATTTGTAAGACAATAA
- the argC gene encoding N-acetyl-gamma-glutamyl-phosphate reductase produces MINVGIIGGSGYTAGELIRLLMFHPNAKLDFVYSTTNAGKPLSIAHHDLLGDIEMNFTDEVNPNVNVVFLCLGHGKSISFLKENQFANHTKIIDLGNDFRLTADANFEGKQFIYGLPELNKTSIKNANYIANPGCFATAIQLALLPLASDGLLSEDVHINATTGSTGAGVGLAATSHFSWRNNNFSHYKAFEHQHLGEINQSLNQLQASYNDELIFIPNRGDFPRGIFATLYTKSKESLEDLVAKYEAFYADQPFVTVTTTNINMKQVVQTNKCIISLMKKGNRILITSIIDNLLKGASGQAVQNMNLMFGLDETTGLHLKPSGF; encoded by the coding sequence ATGATTAATGTTGGAATAATTGGAGGTTCGGGATATACTGCGGGAGAACTCATCAGATTATTGATGTTTCACCCGAATGCAAAATTGGATTTTGTATACAGTACAACCAATGCTGGAAAACCGCTTTCGATAGCGCATCACGATTTGTTGGGCGACATCGAAATGAATTTTACAGATGAAGTGAATCCAAATGTAAACGTAGTTTTTTTGTGTTTAGGACATGGAAAATCAATTTCTTTTCTAAAGGAAAATCAATTTGCTAATCATACTAAAATTATTGATTTAGGAAATGATTTCAGGCTAACAGCTGATGCTAATTTCGAAGGAAAGCAATTCATTTACGGATTGCCTGAACTCAACAAAACCAGTATTAAAAATGCAAATTACATTGCTAATCCAGGTTGTTTTGCAACTGCTATTCAATTGGCTTTATTGCCATTAGCATCTGATGGATTATTAAGTGAAGATGTGCACATCAATGCAACAACAGGAAGTACAGGAGCTGGTGTAGGATTAGCGGCTACTTCACATTTTAGCTGGAGAAACAATAACTTTTCGCATTATAAAGCTTTTGAACACCAACATTTGGGAGAAATCAACCAAAGTTTGAATCAATTGCAAGCTTCTTATAATGATGAATTGATTTTCATACCAAACAGAGGAGATTTTCCAAGAGGAATTTTCGCCACTTTATATACAAAGTCAAAAGAAAGTTTAGAGGATTTGGTTGCCAAATACGAAGCTTTTTACGCTGACCAACCATTTGTAACCGTTACTACTACAAACATCAATATGAAACAAGTAGTACAAACAAACAAATGTATTATTAGTTTAATGAAAAAAGGAAACCGGATTTTGATAACTTCTATTATTGATAATTTACTCAAAGGCGCCTCTGGTCAAGCCGTTCAAAACATGAATTTAATGTTTGGATTGGACGAAACTACAGGATTGCATTTGAAACCATCTGGATTTTAA
- a CDS encoding argininosuccinate synthase produces MKKVVLAYSGGLDTSYCLKYLKNEQGFEVHTVLINTGGFDDAELKAIEDRAYELGSAKHASLTILDKYYDKAIKYLIYGNVLKNNTYPLSVSAERVFQAIEAIKYAKSVGATAIAHGSTGAGNDQIRFDLIFQTIAPEIEIITPIRDLKLSRQEEVDYLAKNGVHYSWEKAQYSINKGLWGTSVGGKETLTSDKPLPSEAYPSQLTKEGEEKVTLEFKKGELVAVNGVADKPSNNIVVLEKLANAYAIGRDIHVGDTIIGIKGRVGFEAAAPLIIIKAHHLLEKHTLGKWQQYWKEQLGNWYGMLFHEGQFLDPVMRNIETFLEDTQKTVNGTVTVSLKPYHFSLDGIESANDLMNTGFGQYGEMNNAWTSDDAKGFIKILGNAQNIFSSVNNETYE; encoded by the coding sequence ATGAAAAAAGTAGTATTAGCATATAGCGGAGGATTAGACACTTCTTATTGTCTTAAATATTTAAAAAATGAACAAGGATTTGAAGTTCACACTGTATTAATCAATACAGGTGGTTTTGATGACGCTGAATTAAAAGCAATCGAAGACAGAGCTTATGAATTAGGTAGTGCAAAACACGCTAGTCTTACCATTTTAGATAAATATTACGATAAAGCTATTAAATATTTGATTTATGGAAATGTATTAAAAAACAATACTTATCCTTTATCTGTAAGCGCTGAAAGAGTTTTTCAGGCAATTGAAGCAATTAAATATGCTAAATCTGTTGGTGCAACTGCTATCGCTCACGGAAGTACTGGTGCAGGAAATGATCAAATTCGTTTTGATTTAATTTTCCAAACTATCGCTCCAGAAATCGAAATCATTACTCCTATTCGTGACTTGAAATTATCAAGACAAGAAGAAGTAGATTATTTGGCTAAAAACGGAGTACACTATTCTTGGGAAAAAGCACAATATTCTATCAACAAAGGACTTTGGGGAACTAGTGTTGGAGGAAAAGAAACTTTAACTTCTGATAAACCATTACCAAGCGAAGCATATCCTTCTCAATTAACAAAAGAAGGTGAAGAGAAAGTAACTTTGGAGTTCAAAAAAGGTGAATTAGTTGCCGTAAACGGAGTAGCAGACAAACCATCTAACAACATTGTTGTGTTGGAAAAATTAGCTAATGCGTATGCAATCGGTAGGGATATTCACGTAGGTGATACTATCATCGGAATTAAAGGAAGAGTTGGTTTTGAAGCTGCTGCTCCATTAATTATCATCAAAGCACACCATTTGTTAGAGAAACATACACTTGGAAAATGGCAACAATATTGGAAAGAACAACTAGGAAACTGGTACGGAATGCTATTTCACGAAGGTCAATTTTTAGATCCTGTAATGAGAAACATCGAAACTTTCCTTGAGGATACTCAAAAGACTGTAAACGGAACAGTAACTGTTTCTTTGAAACCGTATCACTTCTCATTAGACGGAATCGAATCTGCTAATGATTTGATGAATACTGGTTTCGGTCAATATGGTGAAATGAACAATGCTTGGACATCAGACGATGCTAAAGGATTTATTAAAATTTTAGGTAACGCACAGAACATATTTTCATCTGTAAACAACGAAACTTACGAGTAA
- a CDS encoding porin, with product MKKHFIYWILILLPVFSFGQIKSLEENTGQQPLIPTPKLALLKDVDIIFNTRMAFDNYFVDGNHTNSLFSMNQFRLEVKGKIHDKIFFRFRNRYTKIPDPNTADNINRSVDMAYLVFDVTPQAKFSFGKMIGDWGGYELLTNPIEILSYNTINNTADNFLVGAAFSFALEDKKNIFNIQVLNSRTKTFQDQYAANLPSGIELSEMPLVAVVNWKGHLFDNKLETTYSYSFFNDAKNAKGNYVSLGNKFKANKLVLYYDFQYSKEDLDRKFIVTNIIKSKYAYAAEDVSYVENWIRAEYMIRPKVNLLLTIMNSCAYWNGNPDTNHKSNLLKSYGVIPTIEYSPFSDINLKFYAGYIAKKNNYSNYAQNTFNAVDGTTGQISFGIIAPLLVL from the coding sequence ATGAAAAAGCACTTTATATATTGGATACTTATCTTATTGCCTGTTTTTTCTTTTGGGCAAATAAAATCGCTTGAAGAAAATACTGGACAGCAACCATTGATCCCCACACCCAAATTAGCATTGTTAAAAGATGTTGATATAATTTTTAATACCCGAATGGCTTTTGATAATTATTTTGTTGATGGAAATCATACGAATTCTCTTTTTTCTATGAATCAATTTCGATTGGAAGTAAAAGGGAAGATTCATGACAAAATTTTCTTCAGATTTAGAAATAGATATACCAAAATTCCTGATCCAAATACTGCTGATAATATTAATCGTTCTGTTGATATGGCATATTTGGTTTTTGATGTAACGCCTCAAGCAAAATTTAGTTTTGGAAAAATGATTGGTGATTGGGGAGGGTATGAACTTTTGACCAATCCAATTGAAATATTATCCTATAATACAATCAATAATACTGCGGATAATTTTTTGGTAGGGGCTGCTTTTTCTTTTGCATTGGAAGACAAAAAAAATATTTTCAATATTCAAGTGTTGAATTCCAGAACCAAAACATTTCAGGATCAATATGCAGCAAATTTGCCTTCAGGAATTGAATTGTCTGAAATGCCGCTTGTAGCAGTGGTTAATTGGAAAGGTCATTTGTTTGATAATAAATTGGAGACGACTTATAGTTACAGTTTTTTTAATGATGCTAAAAATGCCAAAGGAAATTATGTGTCTTTGGGGAATAAATTCAAAGCCAACAAGTTAGTGCTGTATTATGATTTTCAGTATAGCAAAGAAGATTTGGATCGCAAGTTTATAGTTACTAATATCATTAAGAGTAAGTATGCTTATGCCGCAGAAGATGTTAGTTATGTTGAAAACTGGATTAGAGCAGAGTATATGATTCGTCCAAAAGTAAATCTTTTGCTTACTATAATGAATAGTTGTGCGTATTGGAATGGAAATCCTGATACTAATCACAAAAGTAATTTATTGAAATCTTATGGTGTTATTCCAACAATAGAATATTCTCCGTTTTCAGATATTAATTTGAAGTTTTACGCTGGTTATATTGCTAAGAAAAACAATTATTCTAATTATGCTCAGAACACATTCAATGCAGTTGATGGAACAACAGGACAGATCAGTTTTGGTATAATTGCACCATTATTGGTTTTGTAA
- a CDS encoding aspartate aminotransferase family protein — translation MNLFDVYPLYPITPVKALDCTITDDKGIEYLDLYSGHGVISIGHTQPDYVAKVKEQLDNLNFYSNAIQNPLQVELADKLGKASGLTDFNLFLCSSGAEANENALKVASFHTNKSRVIAFDNSFHGRTSAAVAVTDNKKIVAPLNAQQVVTFLPLNQIDLVEAELKKGDVCAVIIEPIQGVGGLDQGTTEFFQGLEKACKANDVVLILDEVQSGYGRSGKFFAFQHHGINPDIVTTAKGMGNGFPIGGVLISPKFKASYGLLGTTFGGSHLACAAGIAVLDVMGKLNLIANTNKVSDYFMEAIKAVPEIIKVKGRGLMLGVEFDFDVSALRKKMIIEKYIFTGGANNKNLLRILPPLTITTEAIDTFIVALKESLAELK, via the coding sequence ATGAACTTATTCGACGTTTACCCATTATATCCTATTACTCCTGTAAAAGCTTTAGATTGCACAATTACAGACGATAAAGGAATTGAATATTTAGATTTATACTCTGGTCACGGAGTAATTTCAATCGGACATACACAACCCGATTATGTAGCAAAAGTAAAAGAACAATTGGATAATTTGAATTTTTATTCGAATGCTATTCAAAACCCATTGCAAGTAGAGTTAGCTGATAAATTAGGGAAAGCTTCAGGTTTGACTGATTTCAACTTGTTCTTATGTAGTTCTGGTGCTGAAGCGAATGAAAATGCTTTGAAAGTAGCTTCTTTCCATACGAATAAATCAAGAGTAATTGCTTTTGATAATTCATTCCACGGAAGAACTTCTGCAGCTGTTGCTGTAACTGATAACAAAAAAATCGTTGCTCCGCTTAATGCACAACAAGTAGTTACATTTTTGCCTCTAAATCAAATTGATTTGGTTGAAGCAGAATTGAAAAAAGGTGACGTTTGTGCTGTAATCATTGAGCCTATTCAAGGTGTTGGTGGTTTAGACCAAGGAACAACTGAATTCTTTCAAGGTTTAGAAAAAGCTTGTAAAGCAAATGATGTAGTTTTAATTTTAGACGAAGTACAATCAGGTTATGGAAGAAGTGGAAAGTTTTTTGCTTTTCAACATCACGGAATCAATCCTGATATTGTAACAACTGCAAAAGGAATGGGGAACGGTTTCCCAATTGGTGGAGTTTTGATTTCGCCAAAATTCAAAGCGAGTTACGGCTTATTAGGAACTACTTTTGGTGGAAGCCATTTGGCTTGTGCTGCTGGAATTGCAGTTTTGGATGTGATGGGAAAACTAAATCTAATTGCAAACACTAATAAAGTTTCGGACTATTTCATGGAAGCGATTAAAGCTGTTCCAGAAATCATCAAAGTGAAAGGAAGAGGATTGATGCTGGGAGTTGAATTTGACTTTGACGTGAGTGCTTTGAGAAAGAAAATGATTATTGAAAAATATATTTTTACAGGTGGAGCAAACAATAAAAACTTATTGAGAATTCTTCCTCCGTTAACGATTACAACTGAAGCAATTGATACGTTTATTGTTGCTTTAAAAGAATCGTTGGCTGAATTGAAATAA
- a CDS encoding tRNA-(ms[2]io[6]A)-hydroxylase — protein MGVLRLQLPTDPRWVNIVEKNIEEILTDHAWCEQKAATNAITIITNNSEHQDLVKDLLALAKEEIDHFEQVHNIIIKRGLKLGRERKDDYVNELYLYMKKSGDGSRVSGLVERLLFSAMIEARSCERFKVLSENIQDEELAIFYRELMESEAGHYTTFITYARKYGVGIDVEKRWREWLAYEESIIANYGKGETIHG, from the coding sequence ATGGGTGTATTACGATTACAACTGCCAACCGATCCTAGATGGGTAAATATTGTAGAGAAAAATATAGAAGAGATTCTTACTGATCATGCTTGGTGTGAGCAAAAAGCTGCTACTAATGCGATAACGATTATTACCAATAATTCGGAGCATCAGGATTTGGTAAAGGATTTATTGGCTCTAGCCAAAGAAGAAATTGACCATTTTGAGCAAGTGCATAATATAATCATCAAGCGTGGATTGAAATTAGGTCGTGAGCGCAAAGATGATTATGTAAATGAATTGTATTTGTATATGAAAAAAAGCGGTGATGGAAGCCGAGTTTCTGGTTTGGTTGAACGTTTATTATTTTCGGCTATGATTGAAGCTAGAAGCTGTGAGCGTTTTAAAGTTTTATCTGAAAATATTCAAGATGAAGAATTGGCAATTTTTTACAGAGAATTGATGGAAAGTGAAGCGGGACATTACACAACATTCATAACGTATGCAAGAAAATATGGTGTTGGAATCGATGTAGAAAAGCGTTGGAGAGAATGGCTTGCTTACGAAGAATCTATCATTGCTAATTACGGTAAAGGAGAAACAATTCACGGATAG
- a CDS encoding GNAT family N-acetyltransferase, producing the protein MNISIVVTQEEHYKYAQEICDTIESSALLRGTGIAKRTPEYIQKKMEKGDAVIALNNGIFAGFCYIESWQHGQYVAHSGLIVHPDYRNLGLAKKIKSFVFDYSLKKYPEAKVFGITTGLAVMKINSDLGYKPVPFSELTNDPSFWKGCQTCTNFEILKSKDYKMCLCTGMLYDPAEKPKDPPKHPFNVRIWNRLKEIKQTFLDKK; encoded by the coding sequence ATGAACATTTCTATAGTAGTAACTCAGGAAGAACACTATAAATATGCACAAGAAATATGTGACACAATAGAATCGTCTGCCCTGTTGAGAGGTACTGGTATTGCCAAAAGAACACCAGAATACATCCAAAAAAAGATGGAAAAAGGAGATGCTGTTATTGCTCTTAACAACGGGATTTTTGCTGGTTTTTGCTACATAGAAAGCTGGCAACACGGTCAGTATGTAGCACACTCAGGATTAATTGTACATCCTGATTATAGAAATTTGGGGCTTGCCAAAAAAATAAAATCGTTTGTATTTGATTATTCGTTAAAAAAATATCCAGAAGCAAAAGTTTTTGGAATCACAACTGGATTGGCGGTAATGAAAATCAATTCTGATTTGGGTTACAAACCAGTACCATTTTCTGAACTTACAAATGACCCAAGTTTTTGGAAAGGCTGTCAAACCTGCACCAACTTTGAAATCTTAAAAAGCAAAGATTACAAAATGTGTTTGTGTACAGGAATGCTATATGATCCAGCAGAGAAACCAAAAGATCCACCTAAACACCCTTTTAATGTTAGGATTTGGAATAGATTGAAAGAAATTAAACAAACTTTCTTAGATAAGAAATAA